A window from Mya arenaria isolate MELC-2E11 chromosome 9, ASM2691426v1 encodes these proteins:
- the LOC128246184 gene encoding uncharacterized protein LOC128246184, whose amino-acid sequence MVKSMLNDLEKAKVETDCDIARWCDLSPPLLMQSEWLVEDRNPKVLMERQGGLTLDEMIASHESRKQRWRENAEIEAQDESSEEEMTSQKRQRLEIDKPSHIDDKPFGTLDKPKSGENKDPHIIYEENNKEDDDTVRDIDGKTTSMKADQDICGSKTSLKDNGEENFPLRIVMRNSQSND is encoded by the exons ATGGTGAAGAGCATGCTGAATGACCTCGAGAAAGCTAAAGTGGAAACAG ACTGTGACATTGCGCGCTGGTGTGATCTGAGTCCCCCTTTACTGATGCAGTCTGAATGGCTCGTAGAAGACAGGAATCCTAAGGTGCTGATGGAGAGACAGGGAGGCT TGACCCTTGACGAGATGATAGCATCACACGAGTCGAGAAAACAGCGATGGAGagaaaatgctgaaattgaAGCGCAGGACGAAAGCAGTGAAGAGGAGATGACGTCACAGAAACGTCAACGGCTTGAAATTGATAAGCCTAGCCACATAGATGATAAGCCATTTGGAACATTAGATAAACCCAAGTCCGGAGAGAATAAGGATCCTCACATAATTtatgaagaaaacaataaagaagATGATGACACTGTAAGGGACATTGATGGAAAAACTACTAGTATGAAGGCTGATCAAGATATTTGCGGTTCTAAAACCTCTCTTAAAGATAATGGGGAGGAAAACTTTCCTTTAAGAATTGTCATGAGAAATTCTCAGTCCAatgattaa